In Lagenorhynchus albirostris chromosome 1, mLagAlb1.1, whole genome shotgun sequence, the sequence GCTGGCGAGTCGGGGCAGTCCCTCCAGGCTGGAGATGGTCGGGGTTTTCTGCGTTCACACCAGGACCGCCTGGGGGCTGCAGGAGGCCCGCCACCCGTGCACAGCCGGgtgcacgtgtatgtgtgtgtgtcagagggaGAAACACCTGCCGACGGGAAAAGGGGCTCCTCCAGGGCCAGCACTGGGGGCCCCGTAGCTGGTGCAAGGCCGACGCACAGAGACCTGCAGACACACTGCGCGTGCCGACCGGACCCAGGGCCGCCCTCCCGCTCCCCACACTCACTGGGTGAGGAGTACCGGGCGCTGCCCGGGCGGGCCCTGCTGAAGGGCTGGCGGGGGGGCGTGGTGGCGTTGGCGGCCTTCCTGGCCGTGGCCCGAGCCTCGGCCACGGCGGGCTTGCGGCCGGCGCAGTACAACTCGACGCTGCGGCCGGAGAAGCCGGCGCGGGTGGGGGCCGCCTCCGAGTCGCTGGGCCCTGTGAAGGAGCCGGCCCGCTTCCGGGGCATCGCCAGGATGTCCAGGCGTGACAGCTTCTTGGCCTGCTCGGCAGCCGGCTGCCCCGCCGGCTCGGGATTGGCCGGGGGCCCCCGTTCGCCATCTGCGGCCTCTGTGTCCGAGGCATCCCCCAGCCGGGCCCGCCTCAGCCGGGAGGCCCGCGTGGGCCGTGGGGCGGACAAGCTGTTGGAGCGGGTCAGCGCCTGCTGCACCTTCTGGAGGCCGGCTGAGCCGCGGCTCTGCTCTTCCCGGGCAGCAGGGGACGGCGGTGGGGCCGTGGGTTTCCGGCGAGGCCCCCGCCGCCCTGCCCCCACGGCCCCGGAGGTCTCGTGGTCAGAAGTGACCGTGTCCACACCGGGCAGGTGGGCAAGGCTGGAGCCTCGTTCCTCATCGGGCCAGTCCAGGGACCCTTGGGGCCCGTGGCCACGCCGTGCGGCCAGGCGCCTTGCCGGCTCCCCGCGTCCCGCGTCCACTGGGCCCGGCGGGCGACGCTGCTTCTCTGAGAGACGCTCGCGGGCGCTGCTCAGGCCGACACCCCCCACATCCTGCGCTGCCGGCGGGGACGGCGGCTTCTCCTTCTGCAGCCCCGAGGGCTGCGGGCTGGGCCCGTTCTTGCCGCTGAGAAGACTGACGGTGCTGGCCGTGTCCACGTCGGAGTCCCCGGACAGGGAGTCCTCTGGCGGCCCAGGGGCGCCGCCCAGCTCACCCTCCGGCTCCTCCACGGACTTGGAGAGCAGTCTGGCCTCCAGGGCGGCCAGCGCCGTCTCTGTCTCCTTCAGGATCAGGTGGGTGTCCTGAGGGTGCAGGTCCATGCGTGAGGCCCGGGCTGCGGCCAGGTCCTGCAGGAGGGGGTGGGTGCTAATGTACGGCAGCTGGCCAGGAGCTGCGGGGCCGCTGGCCGGCTCCTTGGTGAAGCTCTCCTGCCGGACGAACGCCGGGGCCTCCTTGgtgggggccggggcggggccctCAGGCTCCGGGGGCTGCCCTGTCCGCAGCTGGATGACCATCCTCCCACTGGTGCTGACGTACACGCTGTCCCGTGTCGGGGGGCTGGGCTGCGCTGCCCGCCCCGGGCCCTCCACCTGCCCTGGGGCCACAGTCGCTTTCCTGGGGAAGGCCACCTCCCCGTTCTGGTCCCCAGCGAAGAATGAGGTGGGAGCCGGCTCCCCAGGGGCCCTCGGTGAGCGCCGGCCCCTTGTCCACGCCGGTCCCTCCTGGGGGCTCCCGCGTCTTTCTTCCTGCAGGCCCCCGCCTGGCTCAGGGCCCCGGCCTCCGTCCGACCCACTGGCGTCACTGAGGCTGTCGGGCTCCAGGTCTTCCTGTCCCAAGAGGCCGGCCTGCTCGCTGCCCAGCTCTGGCGGCCCCGGCCCGCTCCTCCTGGTGGCCTCGGGGCCGGCGGGGCTGTCCGCCCTGTCGCTGGGCAGCTGTGGGAGCAGCCTTCGCTGGCGCACAGGCAGGGCCCCCTCCAGCTCTCTGGCTCTGCGCCCGGGGCCGTCGTCTGGAAGACAAGGGGGCTGGTTCGAGTGAGCGCTGCCCGCGGGCCCACACGAGGAGCCGGCCCTCCCCCGGGCACAGTGGCCTGCGCTCGCGTCTGCCTAGCTGGTGGCCTCgggctgccccctccctgctgcGGCACTGGGGCCACTTACCTGACAGGCCCGGGTCCGAGTAGCTGTCGGCCAGACTGGCCCAGCGGGACACCCACTTCTGACCCCCGGGGGAGCCCGGTACTGGGAGGCCCTACGGAGAGGAGGGCAGGAGCGTGTCCGCGGCAGGGAGAGACAGGAGCCCCACGGGGaggtgctgggggcaggagggggcgaGGCAGCCCGCCCCAACACCTGCCCCCCAACAGAAGCAGCCAGAGGACCCCCGTGGCCTCACCTGGCTTGCGTAACTACCCACGTCTCAGCCCGGCTCAGTGGCTTGGAGGTCAGCGGTCCCTGCCCCCCCAAGACTCAGCCGGGCCCCGCCCGTGGGCACATACACGCAGGCACCCCCGACCCTCTGCACAGGTGGGCGCCAGGACCTGGAGCCCACAGCTCGGGCAGGACCAGAGCCTTCGAGTGCATACAGGACGCAGTGACCGGGGCCCCGGCCCAGATGCTGTCCTCTCCCCGCCCAGTCCCTCCCCAGGGACGTGTCTGGGCTCAGTCCCACACACCTGGAGCTCCACCGGGGGGGTTCCAACCCCGCCCACTGGCCGGGAGGCAAACTCCTGCAGCAAGGCCATCCGCTGGGCCACTCCGTCACCGGACTCTTCTCTGTCCCCTCTGATAACTGGACGGAAGGCGGCCGAGGACGCCCTGGAGAGCTCAGGGGACTCCCGTACCCCAAAGACCTGCCGGGAGGGACAGCCGGGCAGCAGGTCAGAGCCCGCGCCCGAGGCCGGCCTCCCGGGCTCCGGCTGCAGCACGCCCACCTGGTCGATCATCCGGCGGGCCTCCTCCACCTCCCGGTCCTGCGCCTCCGTGTCGATGGTGTAGGTCCCTGCGTCACTGAGGCTGTCGTCCTCctcctgcttgcgtgcctttgTCACTTGGGGGTCAGCAgggggtggcggcggcggcgagggGGCCGCGGGGCTGGCCCCGCGGGGTAGCGGGGGGGCGGGCGGCGTCGGGGGCGTCTTCTCGGGGCCTGACCGGGCAGCCGGGGAGCCGTCCCGCAGGCACTGGGCCATGAAGTCCTGGGCCAGGCGGGAGCGGCGCCCCACGCTGCCGAAAGGGCGAGCCGGGGCCCGGGCGGCGGGCGAGGGGCCGCCCAGCCGCTCCTCCGCCTTCTCCCGCTTGAGAGAGCCGGCCCGCTGCGGCCCCGAGCTGCCGCCCGCCCCCCGGGTcgaggccggggcgggggcggccggGCGGTCCCTGTCGGTCGGCCCGGGGCCGCGGCGCCTGTCGGGCCTGGGGTCCCCGGGCGGCGTGTGCGTGAAGGACTGGGAACGCTTCTTGCGGGGCGTGTCCTCGTCGAAGAATTCGATGACGAACGCCTGCTGGCCGTGCAGCAGCTCCTGGGGGTCCCGCCTGAGCTGCCTCTGTAGCCGCACCTGCTCCCCGCCAGCCTCCGAGGGGACCCCAGCTGCCCCGGCCGCCTGGGCCATGGGGTCCTCCGAGTCGCTCTGTGTGCCGTCCTCGTGCTTGTGgcctggagggggcgggggcccGATGCATGAGGCCGAGGGAAAGGAGACGCCCGGGGGTCGACACACAACCACCGCCGTCGTGTGGTCGGGGACACACTGCCCCACCATGGACCCAGCCCACATGGCCCAGAGAAGCAACAGGACCAGGCCGGACGGCCCCCGACAGGGCAGGCGGCTCTCGGGCAATGTAAACGGACCCGGGAGACGAGGCCACCGAGGCGAGGGCGGGCAGCCGTGCACTCACCCTTCAGGGTGCGCGTGTGCACCGGCAGGTCGCTTTTGGTGCTGTGCCGGTCATCGGCGGGGCCGGCCCGGTGCAGCAGGCTGGGGTCGCTCTGCACCAGCCAGTCGGCCACCTTGGTCTCCGCAGAGACCACCTCGATGGCTGTGGGCTCCTTGCCAGGGGGCCGGCGCTGGCGAAGGGAGAACTTGGTGACGTGGTCCTTGATCTTGACCTTGCCGGGGCTGCAGTCGTCAAACTCGATGGTGAAGCAGGCGTGGCTCTGCACCACGGGggccaccccgcccccgcccgcctccGCATCCCTGGTAGGCGCCTCGTGTGCCGGCACCTCTGGGGCCCGCGACGGGGGGACCTCCTTGGTGGGGATCTCGAAGTAGCTGGGCTCCCGCCGGAACGAGTAGCCCTGCGGCTCCGCGGGGGCCCGGAAGGCGGCCGTCGTCCCCACGAGGTCACTGTCCCGCTGAGCCAGCTCCTTGGGCCGCTCTGTGGGGGAACACGTGCTCAGGCCAGGCACGTGCTCATGGTGGCTCCCTCGCCCCACCCACCTCCGCGAGGACCGTGGGCGCCATGTCTCCCTGCCCACGGCCCCGCTGAGGGCACCTCCAGAGCAGGCTGCCCTCCAGGACTTACCCGTGTCGGGCTCATCCTGGCGCCGCTCCTCGGGCGGGCTGCTACCATCGTCCTCACCCCACCAGGAGGGCTGCCCGTACAGGGGTGTGCGGTAGGCCGCCGCCTCTGCAGAGGAAGAGTTGGAGCCTGGGTCCCTGTGGCCCCGGCACGGACAGGGGCGGAGACCCGGAGCTGGGGAAGGTGCTGGGGCCTGCAGGGGGCCCCGGCACCACCGCCCAGCTCGGGTCTGCAGCTGCCCAGAACCTTCGCCAGCCACCCTGAGCCCCATTTCTGCAACCCTGGTGGGTGACAACGGCAGTGACAACCTCCCCATGGGGTGGCTGTTCCAGGGAGGCGTGTCCCTGGGGTTGCACTGTCCTTAGCACTGCGGCCCTGGGGCAGGCAATCCCTTGAGCCCGGCCTGGGCCCTCTGCCCCTAGGGCCTGCCCGACAGAGGGGCGGGAGGACAGCAGCGAGCCCCACCCAGGGCTGGCCTCTCCCCCAGGGCCTGTAAACGGTTCGGGTCACTAATAGGTGACCTGGGGCTGAGAGCCACTGCGCTCTGACTGAACCACGTGGGGCAGGCGGCTGTTTCTACAGGGGTGCAGGAGCGCAGGGGCGGCTGTTTCTACAGGGGTGCAGGAGCGCAGGGGCGGCTGTTTCTACAGGGGTGCAGGAGCGCAGGGGCGGCTGTTTCTACAGGGGTGCAAGAGCACAGGCACACGTGCTGGGGGGCTGTGCGGGGAGGGGAACGTGTGTACGTCGGGGTGAAAGGTCAGCTCCTGGATGAGGTGGACCAAGGCCTGTGTGCACACCCCTGTCCCTCCCGCACCCCTCTGCACACCATCCTACCTGGCCCCGGTCTCCGGTCCCCCCTCTCTGGCCTGGGGTTCACGGCCTCGCAGTAAGGCGCCTGCTCCAGCACAGCCTCGCCCGTCTTGGGCGCCGGGCTCTTGACGCTCACCTGCAGCTGGCTGGTGTACTTCTCGTGCTGTGGGCAGCGGCTGGGGTGAGGCGCGTCCTCGGCAGGACGCCCCCGCCCAGGGCACCTGCGTGGCCTCTCCTCTGCCCCACAGTGGCATGAGGTCCCCCTCACAACCCCCGCGGAGCAGACAGCCTAAGACCTGCCCGTGTCACGAGGCTCGAAGCTGGGGGGCCGCACCCAAGGCTGGGGGCATCCTCAGGGCCACAAGCTTCCAGGAGGGAGTGGACAGCAGCCGTCAGAGGGGAGACTGCCACCCACAGGCCCCTCCAGAGAGGGGGTGGGACAGCCCTCAGGagcagtgggaggtggggagcagCAGCCTGTCCGTGCGTGCGCATGCGCGTGTGCGTGCGCTTGTGCGTGCCGGGCCCCACCTGGCTGAGCTCGGCGGTCATCGGCCCTGcccctcactggctgtgtgactctaGGCAGGCCACCCACGCTCCCTGTGCTGCCCATGGTTACTTTGGAAAATGGGACTAagcctcccccccaaccccccgccaTGGGGCTCCTGGGTGCGGCTCTGGGCAGGGTCCCCTGAGTCTGCTCCATGACGCCTGCACAACGGAgcaaggggaaaggagaggctCCACCTGCCATGACCGACCCTGGGACCTTCGAGCCCCAGCTGAAGGAAGGGTGCTCGAGGGTGTCCCTCACCCAGGACCTCCCACGAGGCTGTCCCCAAAGGCTGCCTCCCTGCTAGCCTCCGGCCTGCTCCTGGCCACCTCCACCCATGGTAGCCCGATCAGGGTCCTCCTGGTACCCAAGATGCTGGGTGGGCCcgggccctccctcccacccaccccctcctgctGGGCAAAGCAGCCTCCTCTGGGGCTCCAGCCACACCCGCCATCTGTGACTGCATCAGCCGGGGGTGCGGTGGGGCGGGTCGCCTGACTATCTTCCCCACCTGCCCGACTGGGCCATCCGGCAGGGCAGGCCAAACCAGGCTGACGCACAGCGGCCCAGAGGCCTGGGGGAGATGGGCAGTGGGAAGCGGAGGGCTGTGGGGACACAGGGATGCAGGGGCCCCAGGCCAAGCACCAGTACTGACCCTGAGCGCCTCCTCAGGGACGCGGTGCTGCACCCGCTCCAGCACGTACATGTTGGAATGTGACAGCGCGTTAAGGAGAACAGGATGCAGGAAGGGGGCGGGGCCCTCGGGCCCAGGCGTGGTGGATGAAGAGGGAAGGCGGGCTGGGCGGAGCGCTGGTGCAGATGCCTGCAAACTTCCCCCAACGTGTGTGCACTGGCCATGCGTCCACACTGCAGGGACAGCCCGCAGGCCGTGTTGTCCCCGGTCAGGGGACAGGACAGAGGCTGCTCCAGGCCACCGCACACACGTACCTTAGGTCTGCGGGGATGCTCTCCACCCCACTTTCAGCCCAGGAGCCCAGCAGGGCCCCAGAGGCCATGCCGCCTGCATCCAGCTCCAGTGCCCGTCCCAGACCACCCCTCAGCCCCCGGCCTCCTGAGGCTTCAGGGTGCGGAGGGCCTGAGCCAGCCGCTGGGTCCACACCCGCCAGCGGGTGTGCCCAGGGCGGAGGCATGGCCCCCACTCACCCACGTCCTGAGCACAGAAAGCCATGCCTGGGCGGCCCCCAGAAACACCAGGACTCCGGGTCCTGGGAAAGTTTTCCCATTCCTTGGGCTCTCTGTGAGCTCAGCCCCGAGTGTGGGCAGAAGGTGTCCGTGGCTGGGGCCTTGGCTGGGGGGCAGGCGGCGGCAGGGGCTGGAGTTCAGGGCGGAGCCTAGCCCGGGCTTCACCCTCCTGTCTCTAACCCCCTGAGGCCCCCACCCACTTCCAGCATAACAGGGCGACTGAGGCCCTGGGGACAGAGGGGGAGGCCAGGAGGGGTGAGCGCCCCCGGAAGGATATCGTAGCCGAATCGGATGACGTCGTTGAGCTTCAGCGTAACGTACTTCTGGTCCGGGATGCGCACGTCGTTCACGAATGTCTGCGGAGTAGGCAGGTGGCGGAGATGAGCCGGGGCAGGCGGGCCGGCGACTCTGGAGGCCCCAGAAGTGGACCACCAGGCCCTCCTGTGCTGCTCTGGGCCCGGCACCGTCCTCCCAGCACGGGTGCACCAGCCTCACACCCCAACGGGACCACAGGACAGACGGCCGCAGGAGGACCGGCCGAGGGGGCCGAGGCGCCAGACCCCACCCAGCACCCAGGGACCCTGACACAGCCCCACAAGCACAGAACCCACGGACACCCTGTGAGGCGGCCCCTTCTCTCATCCACACAGAGCTTCGTGCCGGCCCCCAAAGCCCCCAGGAGCAGCGAGGCACTCCCACAGGGTGGCCCCGGGGCAAGGCCGGTCAGACGTGTGccgagggaggaggggctgagcGGGCAGAGACCCCAGCAGAGCCTGAGACCCTCGGCTGGGGGCACTCTGAGGGGGACGGGGGGGGTGGCAGCCAGCACTTGCTGGTGTGCTCACAGGGCCGAGGCAGAGCCAGCCTGAGGCTGCTGTGGGACCCCAAGCTCAGGACGCAGGGCGTCAGACTTcacaggctgggggagaggggggaagggCCCTCCTCAGCTGGTATAAGGGGGTGGAGGCTGGTcgtttgttttcttactgaaaCAGCCTCCCAGGCCAGGAGACCAAACACAGAAAGAACAAGGCACCCAGACAGGTGTTGGACCCTGGAGAGAGCCCCGCCCTGTCCCTCCCGCCCTGCCTCCACCTGAACCCCTCTCTGCTCCTGCAGCCAGGAACTTCCTCTTGGTCACCTCCTTGTCCCTGCTGCCCCCAACTCACAGAAGAGCTCACATATACCCCTTAGGACAGGGTACCCCAGCACAGCCCCATCCGTCACAGGAGCCCCATTTCCCAGCCTGCAGGAGGTCCCATTGcctcccctgcccaccagagggctcacTTCCCTCCTCACCCAGCAGgcagccccacctcccagaggccctACCCAGTGGGAGCCCTCCCAAGGAGGCCACCGGAGCAGGAGGTCCTGGCGGGAGCCAGGTGGGGACAAAGCAGAGGCGTGGGGCAGTGATGAGGGGGGCAGACCCAGGGTGAGGATGGAGCTGGGGCAGCGCCAGCACTGAGGGAGGGGTCATGAACGGGGGTGGGGTCGTCACTAGGGGGAGGGCCATGGAGGGGATGGAGCCATGGGGGGCCCAGCCGGAGTGGGGAACCAACGCAGAGGGGTGTGGCCATGAGGGGGTGGTGCCAGCACCATGGGAGGGGTCATGGAGGGGTGGGGCCAGCACAGGGGGTGGGGCCAGCACAGGGGGCGGGCCCTGGAGAGGAGCAGGGGGTGGGGCCACAATATGGGGTGGAGCCAGGGTGTGGGTGGAACTGGGCTGGGAAGAGGGGTGGGGCCAGCACGAAGGCCCTGCACTCACCCCATTGAGGCTGCCCAGGTCCTTGACCCAGTGCTCGTCCCTGTCTCGGTCATAGTTGATGACAGCGTGCTGCTTGTCCACACTGCGGGACTGGGGAGACACACAAAGCCTCGGGTGGCCGACCGGGCCAGGCGGCCCAGGAGGTGGAGGCACCCCGCAGGAGGCCCTGCTCCCCACTCtccaaccctcccccaccccatcacaATACCACCACCAGGCCCCTGGCCACGCAGCCCATGAGGTCCCACCCACGCCTCCACACCTCAAGCGTGTGTGCCCCAGAAGGCCCACCCAGGCCTGACCCGGCCAGCCGTCCTGGCCACGGAGCAGGCCGCGGGgttccccctgccccagcctgcctcccgggcccctcccgttgtgacCAGCCCTCCACGGCACCAGGAAGCCAGTGCCCCCGCTGCCATCCCAGCCACTGCTCCTGGGTCAGcgtgggaggggctgggaatgCTCGGAAGATCTGGGACACGCTGTTCACTCCCAAGGGCAGGCCAGGCTGGACGGGGGCGGCAGGACCAAAGGGCTGTGGGTGCTCGGGGAAGccctcccccaccagcccagcccaccGCCCACACCTCACTGCTGGAGGCCCCGTGGGTCTGGGTGGCAGctgcgcccctcccccaccacctgaggagcccaggcctggggcagccccaggaaacacCGGCAGGACCGCCAACCGTGGGGTGCGGGGGCCCAGCCCTGGGCAGATGACAGTACCTGCCCGGCAGGGCTCCCACGAGACACCCAGGACCCCCACTTCCAGAGCATGTCACGGGAACGACGGGACCCACACACTCGCTCCCCACCGCCTGGGACAGGATGGCCCGGCCCTTGGGAGGGTGAGCCAGCACCTGAGTCCCTGCGTCACCACCCGCCACCACCTTCTCAGTTCTCACAGGTGAGtgcccagacccctcccccagccagagGCCACCTCCACGGAGCCACTTTCTCTGATTCTCTCCACCTACCCAGCACCCCCGGCACCGTCCAGAAATGGCCAGTTTCCGGGGGGTGGGGCCCAATACCCTCCCCCGAGGACTGGAGCTCCCAGGCCTGGGCCTCCCTCACCCAGAGACAGGAGCGCacagcagggtggggtggggtggggtggacatGGGCTCTGGCCGAGGtgccagggcagggcctggcaagGAGACGGCAGCAGGCAGGCCTGTGAGGGCTCCAGCCTCTCCTGGGCTCAGAGGCCTGCGGTGGCTGGCTTCATGCACAGTGAtgctgcagcagcagcggccCGGCCCACTCCTCATGCTGCCACGGACCCTGGGTCCTCCAGAGGGAGCAGGGGTGCAGGGGAGGCTTCAAGGCGGGCGCAGAGTCTGCGGGGCCAGCCGGGGCCTCCTGGACACAGAGGCCAGCCCGGAGCCGCCTGCCCCAGCACCACCCCCGTGAGCCAGGGGAAGCACGGGCCTCCCTCCCCGGGAAGTCCCCAGGGCTGATCCTGGCGGGCTCCAGCGCCAACTCACCTGCCTCCCAAAGCAACGGGTCTCTGGCGAGGCGAGTCTGACCTTGAGACCCCCTGCCCCGCGCCCCCGGCCTCCTCTCTTTCCCCGTCCCGAATTCCTCAAAGTCGGCACCCACAGCTAGACAGCTCCGGGCCACCCTGGCCGCAGCCTGTGCCCCGGACGTGGGCACCACCTCCTCCACTGGACTCTCCCGCTGGGCCCCGAGCCAGCCCTTCCCACTGTCCTGGCCCAGGCAGGGTGGAGGCAGGGCACGCTGGGGGGGCCCACACGCCCTCCTCTGGGCCTCGGTCTCCCGGCTGCAGGTGCTGGCAGAGCGGCCCCAGGCCCCGGGCCCCGGGAGGCCTAGACAAGGATCAGCAGGTGTCCCAGGGGCCTGCGTGCTCGGGCTCGCCCCACCGCAGGCCAGGGAGCTGCCCCTCTGGGTGGCCCCGTGGGTCAGGCATTCCTTAGAGTCCAGCCTGGCAGCTGGGAGGCCTGGGGCTCACTGAGGGGCTGCGCCCCCTCCGTGCCCAGCCACCTGCCCACCTCAGCCCTGCCCAACACCTGGATGCCACTGGGGCCGGACTCTGCCCTCCACGTGGCCGGGTATCGGGCTCCCGGGGACCGCAGGCCTGAGAGGGGCTGCTGGTGGCTGCACACCGGGACATGGCGGGACGGGGGCTCTGCTCGGCCTGAGGCAGACGTGGTGGCCGACAGCAGGAAGGCGCTCTGTGCCTCAGGCTTGACCACTACCTTTGCCAAGGTGTGGCCCCTAGAGGGGCTTCTGGGCTGACCTTTCCGGCCTGAacaccttctctccctctccaagTTTCAGACCTCCAACTCAAGCCCAGCCTGGCCAAACCCAATTCCTCCTCCCTGCCCGCCTGGCCCTTCAGCCTCCCTGGGGAAGGCCACCGACCAAGCCCCCAACGGCCCCGGCTGCTCTGGCCACACCCCCTCAGCCCCAGGCAGCAGCACCCCTCAATCTGCCCCCCGCCTGCATCCCGcagccctccccagccctccctctcGCCGCTCTGCCCTGGCCTGCCTGCTGGCCAGACACTTTGCCCCTGCAGGTGCCATGCCCTCTCCTGGGCCACGCTCTCCCGGTGCCCACCTTCCCTTTCCCAGCAAGACACCCCCCTAcctcgcccccccccccccgccttgcTCAGCCCCAGGCTCCCCGACGCTTGTACCCAGAGCCTgggctgccccaccccctccccagactGCCGAGAGCCAGGAGCCCTGGGCACAGGCAGGAAGGGTCCCGCAGCCAgagcccgccctccctccctccctctcggcCCAAGCCCAGGTGCCCAGAGGCTGGAAGCCCACGCCAGAGGGGGCGGTGGCCCCTTGGCCCAGGCGGGACTCAAGACTTAGAAGGACACGAAGCAGGCCACGTGGCAAGTGGAGCGGATGGGGCGCAGACACGTAAAATAGCTGTAAGAGACTCCAAACACACGGACTTTTGGAAAAGGACCTAATGGTCTGTAGGCACTTTAAAGCGGGGTAAAGATGTGCTTCCAAAGCTTGGCTCTGACGCCCTCCAGGAGCGAAAGCCCCGCCCAGCATCTGCCCTCCAGGAGCGAAAGCCCCGCCCAGCATCGGGCAGCGGCCCAAACCCCAGGCTCGGGGCACACCCTCCTGCCAGCTCACACCCAGCGCCACCCCAGCGGGGCCACAGCGCCCACGACCTGCGTGTGTGCAGGGGGATCCCGAGCTGGGTCTCTGGGCCGCGGTTTCCGGGTAAGGATGTGTGCAGATGAATCCCAGCTGTCACCCCTCCCACGTGGCAAGCCAGGTGAAGGCAGAGAAGACACCTTGCCACAAACACGCACaggctctctctctcacacacagacatgtacaacacccacacacatgtgcacacgtgCACCCGTGCGCATACGTGTTTGCGTGCGCACACGTGTGCACAGACGTGTGCCGACGCACAGGTACTCGCCCGCGCACatccacacatgtacacacacacacacacacgccctgcACCAGAGCCCAGGGACACAGGGGCAGGAGCCACAGCAGGCAGCCTGGGCTCGGGCGCCAGGCAGACCTGGGCCCATGTCCCCGCTCACGTCCTCACTGGCCCAGCTTGTGCCAGGCTCGCCCGGGGGGCCAGGACCCCTGGCGAGTGGGCGGCCCGGTGGGAGAGCGTGGCGGCACGAGGCCAGGCTGGCGACTCTGCCTCTGGGACACAGCGCCCCCCCCCAGATCCACACGTGGGCGCTCCTGCCTGGGCTGTGGTGCAGCCTCCTGGACGGCCCCTGTTCCCCAGCCACGTCTCCTCGCGCCGCACTGCCTCACCCTCCCCACCGGGCAGAGGGCCCCCCCGCCAGCCCCCCTGCCAGCACcgcccctcccactccccagctCTCAGCACAACGTCGCCATGTCCAGTCGGCCCCAGAGGCCCCCCCCCCCGATCCCAAACCCGGTGCCGCCTTTGGGTTTGGCTCCTGGGGGGTCACCTGGCTCCTGCTTATGTGTTTGTGGGCGGCCCAGCCCTGGAATGGAGACCCCAGGCTCCAGCGTGGGGCCAGTGACCATCGAGTGACAAATGTGGGAATGGACACAAGGACACACAGAGGGCAGGCCAGGGTGCTCCGGGAGCACGTggcagggagagggtggggaCGGGGCGGGCGTGGATGATCTCGGAAAGccaggcaggtggggagaggcTGTGGCCCCCAGGAGGCCTAGTGGCCGGGGGTACCTATCCCTGCACCCGGGGATGCCTGAGgcatgagggagggagagggaaggtcgGGGTTTGCCCCTGAACACCTGGCGGGGTCGGAGAAGGGGGTTTGTTCGGCACCAGGCTCGGGCCGCCTCTGAGGTGCCCAGGAGCTGATGACGCGCGAGACTGGGGACAGCACGGTGACAGACACCATTTGCATCACGTGAGCAGAGGTGGAAACCGAGGCTGTGGGTATGGACAggacctccagggaggggtcACGTACACCCAGAGCCCAGGCCAAGTGGGAAAGCTGCAGGGGCCGCCAGGCAGGCGCCAAGAGGCCCGGGAGCCTGGAGCTGCCATCCTAGGGAGAAGctgtgggggggcaggggggacggCGTGTGCAGTGGCCATCCGGGCGGTGG encodes:
- the CEP170B gene encoding centrosomal protein of 170 kDa protein B isoform X2 — protein: MSATSWFLVSGSGTRHRLPRELIFVGRDECELMLQSRSVDKQHAVINYDRDRDEHWVKDLGSLNGTFVNDVRIPDQKYVTLKLNDVIRFGYDSNMYVLERVQHRVPEEALRHEKYTSQLQVSVKSPAPKTGEAVLEQAPYCEAVNPRPERGDRRPGPEAAAYRTPLYGQPSWWGEDDGSSPPEERRQDEPDTERPKELAQRDSDLVGTTAAFRAPAEPQGYSFRREPSYFEIPTKEVPPSRAPEVPAHEAPTRDAEAGGGGVAPVVQSHACFTIEFDDCSPGKVKIKDHVTKFSLRQRRPPGKEPTAIEVVSAETKVADWLVQSDPSLLHRAGPADDRHSTKSDLPVHTRTLKGHKHEDGTQSDSEDPMAQAAGAAGVPSEAGGEQVRLQRQLRRDPQELLHGQQAFVIEFFDEDTPRKKRSQSFTHTPPGDPRPDRRRGPGPTDRDRPAAPAPASTRGAGGSSGPQRAGSLKREKAEERLGGPSPAARAPARPFGSVGRRSRLAQDFMAQCLRDGSPAARSGPEKTPPTPPAPPLPRGASPAAPSPPPPPPADPQVTKARKQEEDDSLSDAGTYTIDTEAQDREVEEARRMIDQVFGVRESPELSRASSAAFRPVIRGDREESGDGVAQRMALLQEFASRPVGGVGTPPVELQGLPVPGSPGGQKWVSRWASLADSYSDPGLSDDGPGRRARELEGALPVRQRRLLPQLPSDRADSPAGPEATRRSGPGPPELGSEQAGLLGQEDLEPDSLSDASGSDGGRGPEPGGGLQEERRGSPQEGPAWTRGRRSPRAPGEPAPTSFFAGDQNGEVAFPRKATVAPGQVEGPGRAAQPSPPTRDSVYVSTSGRMVIQLRTGQPPEPEGPAPAPTKEAPAFVRQESFTKEPASGPAAPGQLPYISTHPLLQDLAAARASRMDLHPQDTHLILKETETALAALEARLLSKSVEEPEGELGGAPGPPEDSLSGDSDVDTASTVSLLSGKNGPSPQPSGLQKEKPPSPPAAQDVGGVGLSSARERLSEKQRRPPGPVDAGRGEPARRLAARRGHGPQGSLDWPDEERGSSLAHLPGVDTVTSDHETSGAVGAGRRGPRRKPTAPPPSPAAREEQSRGSAGLQKVQQALTRSNSLSAPRPTRASRLRRARLGDASDTEAADGERGPPANPEPAGQPAAEQAKKLSRLDILAMPRKRAGSFTGPSDSEAAPTRAGFSGRSVELYCAGRKPAVAEARATARKAANATTPPRQPFSRARPGSARYSSPTTQTPRAGSSGRARPRAPGLRDTDDEEEEPDPYGFIVQTAEIAEIARLSQTLVKDVATLAREIHDVAGDGDSPGCPGPAHSPSRASVPGTPASTISAREELVQRIPEASLNFQKVPPSTPRSQDLDQNMNDRCEDPLAGKTRPRNREEVIFDNLMLNPVSQLSQAIRENTEHLAEKMKILFQNTGRAWEDLEARINAENEVPILKTSNKVRGPSAPPARLAAGRLGGASRARDPRERRALGSGSSGLFPACPQEITSILKELRRVQKQLEVINAIVDPSGNLDLLTGNRGSAGSAQLGRGRPASQSPSSPPSALLARSFPQRANCGTPGLPDPSFLPDTEQFLI